A single Desulfomonile tiedjei DNA region contains:
- a CDS encoding PAS domain S-box protein, translating to MTGSSYSLAPIWFTDVAGSALIIVLSFLAVWYAVRLAKAQPSNVIWIYLLWLCVALAVFGVSRGVGHIAKRFLLLMDMRDVWISLRSYSGAFNTLAFVVVASITLFFQRIHRINTAILKDKEALEQASQEVMHLNRNLETLVRHRTEELSLSEKKYRRIFEGSMDMIFILDEKGDFVDINRAGLDVLGFQNRDDFIGKVSLGGLFASGEEFDQLMSGLHANGFVRDRQCRLRKSEETEVFLLLSATSRRDASGKIVSYEGIAKDVTARLYMERQLQQAEKLASLGQISTGIAHEINNPLGVMLGYTQLLLRDHPSGSQIHDDLKTIEKHARNCKAVVEDLLKFSRSTQTRKSSIDINQCVGEVISLLEHQFELDKITVETRLSPNLPRVTADGEKLQQVFMNLLMNARQAISGKGRISVGTEGDPGTRAIRVVFSDDGCGIAAEHIDKIFDPFFSTKPVGEGTGLGLSVSYGIVQDHNGRIQVESRPGKGSTFTVVLPVEQDGESASRIEASQ from the coding sequence GTGACCGGTAGTTCGTACTCGTTAGCGCCCATCTGGTTCACTGATGTGGCAGGCTCGGCTCTGATAATCGTCCTTTCGTTTCTCGCCGTGTGGTATGCGGTTCGCCTCGCGAAGGCTCAGCCGTCCAATGTCATCTGGATATATTTGTTGTGGCTCTGCGTGGCGCTTGCAGTATTTGGAGTTTCGCGAGGGGTGGGCCATATAGCCAAGCGTTTCCTTTTGCTCATGGATATGCGTGACGTATGGATCAGCCTGCGGTCATACAGCGGGGCGTTCAATACTCTCGCCTTCGTCGTAGTGGCTTCGATAACTCTGTTCTTCCAACGAATCCACAGAATCAATACAGCTATCCTGAAAGATAAAGAGGCCCTGGAACAAGCGAGCCAGGAAGTCATGCACCTAAACCGCAATCTGGAAACCCTCGTTCGACATCGCACGGAAGAGCTAAGCCTGTCGGAAAAGAAATACCGACGGATTTTCGAGGGCTCCATGGACATGATTTTCATCCTGGATGAGAAGGGGGACTTCGTTGATATCAACAGAGCAGGATTGGACGTCCTTGGCTTCCAAAATCGTGACGATTTTATCGGAAAGGTGAGCCTGGGCGGACTTTTCGCTTCAGGAGAAGAATTTGACCAGCTTATGTCGGGCCTTCATGCCAACGGCTTTGTAAGGGACCGGCAATGCAGACTCCGGAAAAGCGAAGAAACGGAAGTTTTCCTTCTCCTGAGCGCGACCAGCCGCAGAGACGCCTCGGGGAAGATCGTCAGCTACGAAGGGATCGCAAAAGATGTGACTGCGCGGCTCTACATGGAGCGTCAACTCCAGCAGGCTGAAAAACTCGCGTCCCTAGGCCAGATTTCCACCGGAATCGCACATGAAATAAACAATCCGTTGGGGGTGATGCTGGGGTACACGCAACTGCTTCTCAGAGATCACCCTTCCGGCAGCCAGATCCATGACGACCTGAAAACCATTGAAAAGCATGCGCGAAACTGCAAAGCTGTAGTGGAAGACTTGCTTAAATTTTCTCGCAGCACCCAGACTAGGAAATCCTCCATTGATATCAACCAATGTGTCGGGGAGGTAATTTCCTTGCTGGAGCACCAATTCGAACTGGACAAGATAACCGTCGAGACCCGGCTCTCGCCCAATCTGCCCAGAGTTACCGCGGACGGCGAAAAATTGCAGCAGGTCTTCATGAACCTGCTCATGAACGCCAGGCAGGCCATTTCCGGGAAGGGCCGAATCTCGGTGGGCACCGAAGGCGACCCTGGAACGCGTGCGATCCGTGTAGTCTTCTCCGACGACGGATGCGGAATCGCGGCAGAGCACATTGACAAAATATTCGATCCATTCTTCAGCACCAAGCCGGTCGGAGAAGGCACCGGATTGGGCCTTTCAGTCAGCTATGGTATCGTTCAGGATCATAACGGCCGCATCCAAGTGGAAAGCCGACCTGGTAAGGGCAGCACCTTTACGGTTGTGTTGCCGGTCGAGCAGGACGGGGAGAGCGCTTCCCGCATAGAGGCAAGTCAGTAG
- a CDS encoding cyclic nucleotide-binding domain-containing protein, translating to MFLKEADLFMGLSQETMSEIGKIMVEESYNKGALLFSEGDPAQYFYVLQEGRVRLAIGKEGKIDYTVSNPGEAFGWSALVDRQCYTTAAECESPTKLIRIEKEKLNKVLERDPGGGMMFFKRLAGAIGERLIHSYNSFLSEQRPGGGASYGSGQVTDARED from the coding sequence ATGTTTCTCAAAGAAGCTGACCTTTTCATGGGGCTTAGCCAGGAAACCATGAGCGAAATTGGCAAAATCATGGTTGAAGAATCCTACAACAAAGGCGCCCTTCTGTTTTCAGAGGGTGACCCGGCACAGTATTTTTATGTCTTGCAGGAAGGGAGGGTGAGACTCGCGATCGGCAAGGAGGGGAAAATAGATTACACCGTGAGCAATCCGGGAGAAGCGTTCGGATGGTCCGCTCTGGTTGACCGCCAATGTTACACCACCGCCGCGGAGTGCGAATCGCCGACGAAGTTGATCAGAATCGAAAAAGAGAAACTCAACAAGGTCTTGGAAAGGGACCCAGGCGGCGGAATGATGTTCTTCAAACGTTTGGCAGGCGCCATAGGGGAGAGATTGATTCACAGCTACAACTCATTTCTGTCCGAACAGAGGCCGGGTGGCGGCGCGTCCTATGGCTCGGGGCAAGTCACGGACGCCCGAGAGGATTAG
- a CDS encoding universal stress protein — MFKKILIAYDGSEGSKKALKKAIELAACFDAEFHSISVEEDLPQYVATVGEFEEVKRQKDAFFEQLNNEAVELAKAGGAKLLTHIVAGHEVESIVSFCAAGEFDLLIVGFMGHSRIFERVWGSTSQTLTRLAPCSVLVVK, encoded by the coding sequence ATGTTCAAAAAAATTCTGATAGCCTATGACGGCTCCGAGGGTTCGAAGAAGGCCCTCAAGAAGGCAATTGAGCTGGCCGCATGCTTTGACGCGGAGTTCCATTCGATTTCGGTGGAAGAAGACCTGCCTCAATATGTTGCCACGGTTGGCGAATTTGAGGAGGTCAAGCGCCAGAAAGACGCGTTCTTTGAACAGTTGAACAACGAAGCTGTTGAGCTGGCAAAAGCCGGTGGCGCAAAACTCCTAACGCATATCGTGGCGGGCCATGAAGTCGAGAGCATAGTGAGCTTCTGCGCGGCCGGTGAGTTCGATCTGCTCATCGTGGGTTTTATGGGCCACAGCCGGATCTTTGAAAGGGTATGGGGGAGCACTTCGCAAACTCTGACACGCCTGGCCCCGTGCTCAGTTCTTGTTGTGAAGTAG
- a CDS encoding cation:proton antiporter, which produces MDQTWFVAMIWIGLALLASVISMRTAISVALVEICVGVIGGNYLGLDPKAEWISFLAGFGAILLTFLAGAEIDPEVLRKYGKESIGIGFFSFLLPFLSAMAYAYYVADWTAEASMICGIALSTTSVAVVYAVMVETGLNESELGKLILAACFVTDLGTVVALGILFANYDVWLIIFGVVTALVLGITPRFARWFFKAFNGHVSEPEIKLLFFILFGLGWLATRANSEAVLPAYLLGLVVAGLFKENREMVRHLRTATFALLTPFYFLKAGTIVSIPALLAGLGLILVLLGVKVAAKFIGVYPLTAVFRFSRKIGMYTTLLMSTGLTFGSISALFGYTRGIITQDQYTILVTVVIGSAVVPTLIAQWFFQPRHEEVDGSEGGWIVLQPSGGETDVQKNSDSL; this is translated from the coding sequence ATGGACCAAACTTGGTTTGTGGCTATGATTTGGATCGGACTGGCGCTACTGGCCAGCGTCATCTCGATGCGGACCGCTATTTCCGTCGCGCTAGTGGAAATTTGCGTCGGCGTAATAGGCGGGAACTACCTGGGGCTGGACCCGAAGGCCGAATGGATCAGTTTTCTTGCAGGCTTCGGCGCTATTCTCCTAACTTTTCTGGCGGGCGCGGAAATCGACCCTGAAGTTCTCCGAAAATACGGAAAAGAAAGCATTGGCATAGGGTTCTTCAGTTTCCTGCTTCCCTTCCTGTCCGCTATGGCCTACGCGTACTACGTGGCCGACTGGACGGCTGAAGCCTCCATGATATGCGGCATTGCGCTTTCGACAACCTCGGTCGCTGTGGTCTACGCTGTCATGGTCGAAACGGGCCTGAACGAGTCGGAATTGGGCAAGCTTATACTTGCGGCTTGCTTTGTCACCGACCTTGGAACCGTGGTCGCGCTGGGCATCCTGTTTGCCAACTATGACGTTTGGCTGATAATCTTCGGTGTTGTAACCGCATTGGTTCTCGGCATAACTCCACGATTTGCGCGTTGGTTTTTCAAGGCTTTCAACGGCCACGTGAGTGAACCCGAAATCAAGCTCCTTTTCTTCATTCTTTTTGGGCTCGGCTGGCTGGCCACTCGCGCGAACAGCGAAGCTGTGCTGCCGGCTTACTTGTTGGGGCTGGTCGTCGCAGGGCTGTTCAAGGAAAACCGTGAAATGGTGCGACACCTTCGCACCGCGACTTTTGCACTGCTGACCCCGTTCTATTTCCTGAAAGCAGGCACCATCGTTTCTATTCCTGCCCTTTTAGCCGGCCTGGGGTTGATTTTAGTGCTTCTTGGGGTCAAGGTGGCAGCAAAGTTCATCGGTGTGTATCCTCTGACCGCTGTGTTTCGCTTTTCGCGCAAGATAGGCATGTATACTACGCTGCTCATGAGCACAGGCCTGACCTTCGGCAGCATTTCAGCGCTGTTCGGTTATACTCGAGGCATCATAACTCAGGACCAATACACAATTCTGGTCACCGTGGTGATCGGGAGCGCGGTTGTTCCCACGCTCATTGCACAATGGTTCTTTCAACCCCGGCATGAAGAGGTAGACGGCAGCGAAGGGGGATGGATTGTGCTCCAGCCATCAGGAGGTGAGACAGATGTTCAAAAAAATTCTGATAGCCTATGA
- a CDS encoding dihydroorotate dehydrogenase has translation MSQDPLIRKPLANLKISSPFTIPSGVVTTVPAVLARIARDVPAIGFLTTKTLSVNPREGYREPIVHEYYPGCFVNAVGLANPGARNFVEAMQPLLPLHDNKPLLVSIMGNDPEEFLECAVILDPIADAFELNLSCPHVKGAGQSVGSDPEAVGAIMRLLTAHIKKPIIPKLSPNLGDIPGMARLCEEEGAAGLSLINTVGPGTAVDAEGNPILSNVNGGLSGAGILPVGLKAVREAASAVNILIIASGGIGSAEDVIAYSEAGASFFAVGSAMAGLTTREIADFFARLTKAMEKRPEQPSPAKCLTSESRTTYSKTRVVENTRIGDDIFKLRLEKGPACDPGKFFFLRLPGVGEKPFSPAYDLEPVYFVRKVGPFTSALEGLKPGDWIYMRGPYGKGFPAPPSDRPLVLVAGGTGSAPIIFAATRWKTSVAKAFFGFSREVTDPFREDISRDVPGATVVIDTPDRVGQVVRFLAEDMQTEPELYRQSLVLVCGPSAMMQAAVAVLEEQIPEERIFVAREDVMRCGIGLCGSCGTKSGLRSCIDGPVMPAGADLDF, from the coding sequence TTGTCTCAAGATCCGTTGATAAGGAAGCCGCTTGCTAACCTCAAGATAAGTTCGCCCTTCACCATTCCTTCAGGGGTTGTCACCACTGTGCCCGCGGTGCTTGCGCGGATAGCGCGGGACGTGCCCGCCATAGGATTCCTTACCACCAAGACCTTGAGCGTCAATCCGCGAGAAGGGTACCGCGAACCGATCGTTCACGAATACTATCCGGGCTGTTTCGTGAATGCTGTGGGGCTGGCCAATCCGGGCGCTAGGAATTTTGTGGAAGCCATGCAACCGCTGTTGCCTCTCCACGACAACAAGCCACTGCTAGTCTCCATCATGGGCAACGATCCGGAAGAGTTCCTGGAGTGCGCTGTAATCCTCGATCCTATTGCAGACGCGTTTGAGCTTAATCTGTCTTGCCCTCATGTAAAAGGCGCGGGCCAAAGTGTGGGTTCCGATCCTGAAGCTGTAGGGGCGATCATGCGGCTCCTGACCGCCCACATCAAGAAGCCTATTATCCCGAAACTTTCGCCGAACCTCGGAGATATCCCGGGCATGGCTCGGCTGTGCGAGGAAGAAGGCGCGGCCGGACTGTCATTGATCAATACCGTCGGGCCGGGCACTGCGGTAGATGCAGAAGGCAACCCGATCCTCAGCAATGTCAACGGAGGATTGTCCGGAGCGGGGATCTTGCCAGTGGGATTGAAAGCCGTGAGAGAAGCCGCTTCCGCTGTGAACATTCTCATAATAGCTTCAGGAGGAATCGGATCTGCAGAGGATGTCATAGCGTATTCGGAGGCAGGAGCCTCCTTTTTTGCGGTGGGATCTGCCATGGCCGGGTTGACCACCCGCGAAATTGCCGACTTTTTCGCGAGGCTGACCAAAGCCATGGAGAAAAGACCTGAACAGCCTTCCCCTGCAAAATGCCTTACCTCGGAATCCCGCACTACCTATTCAAAAACGCGGGTTGTGGAGAACACTCGCATCGGCGACGACATATTTAAACTCCGCTTGGAAAAAGGTCCGGCATGCGATCCGGGGAAGTTTTTCTTTCTTCGGCTTCCAGGCGTCGGCGAGAAACCCTTTTCTCCTGCTTATGACTTAGAGCCGGTTTACTTTGTGAGAAAAGTCGGACCGTTCACTTCGGCCCTGGAAGGCCTCAAGCCGGGTGACTGGATTTACATGCGAGGGCCTTACGGTAAGGGTTTTCCCGCGCCTCCCTCGGACAGGCCTTTGGTGCTCGTTGCCGGAGGCACAGGTTCAGCGCCGATAATTTTCGCGGCAACGCGATGGAAGACTTCTGTTGCAAAGGCCTTTTTTGGGTTTTCCAGAGAAGTGACCGATCCGTTCCGTGAAGATATCAGCCGCGATGTCCCTGGAGCCACTGTGGTAATCGACACCCCCGATCGAGTCGGCCAGGTGGTGCGATTCCTGGCTGAGGACATGCAGACGGAACCGGAGCTTTACAGGCAAAGTCTGGTTTTGGTTTGCGGTCCCTCGGCCATGATGCAGGCCGCCGTGGCCGTGCTGGAGGAGCAGATCCCTGAAGAGAGGATCTTCGTAGCTCGCGAGGACGTAATGCGCTGCGGGATAGGACTGTGCGGAAGTTGCGGAACCAAGAGCGGTCTGCGATCCTGCATAGACGGGCCGGTAATGCCGGCCGGCGCGGATCTTGACTTCTAG
- a CDS encoding endonuclease/exonuclease/phosphatase family protein, translated as MTAFMFWNVNSRPRGEIIANLARRHDVDVIMLAECSISPAALLSELNRVETQYHYAEQRACKKIEIYSRFPGDFIPPIIEDDRLTVRHLQLPGLTDILLAVVHFPSKLWWSDHSQAAECCQLTGSLEEAENMVGHSRTVLVGDLNMNPFEAGVVGANGLHGVMTKRIAETGSRIVQGRQYQFFYNPMWSLLGDASPGPPGTHFYSAAEHAVFFWNMFDQVLIRPALLDRFRNKDLRIIESDDQRSFLSPRTGNPDPNVASDHLPLVFSLDL; from the coding sequence ATGACCGCGTTCATGTTTTGGAACGTTAATTCCAGACCTCGCGGCGAGATCATAGCCAATCTGGCTCGCAGGCATGACGTTGACGTCATCATGCTTGCTGAGTGTTCAATCTCACCAGCCGCCCTACTGAGCGAACTGAATCGCGTTGAGACGCAATATCATTATGCCGAGCAACGGGCTTGCAAAAAGATTGAAATTTATAGTAGATTTCCGGGCGATTTTATTCCACCTATAATTGAGGACGACAGACTGACTGTTCGACATCTGCAGCTACCGGGTCTAACGGATATACTCCTCGCAGTGGTCCATTTTCCCAGTAAACTCTGGTGGTCGGACCACAGTCAAGCCGCTGAGTGCTGCCAACTGACCGGATCTCTTGAAGAAGCAGAGAACATGGTAGGCCATTCCCGAACGGTCCTGGTCGGTGACCTCAACATGAACCCTTTCGAGGCCGGAGTCGTGGGCGCTAACGGCCTTCATGGTGTAATGACTAAGCGAATTGCCGAGACGGGGTCGCGGATTGTTCAGGGCAGGCAATACCAGTTTTTCTATAACCCAATGTGGAGCCTTTTGGGCGACGCATCACCCGGTCCCCCTGGAACACACTTCTACAGCGCAGCGGAACATGCAGTATTTTTCTGGAATATGTTCGATCAAGTCTTGATCCGTCCAGCACTTTTAGACCGTTTCAGGAACAAGGACCTGCGAATAATAGAGTCAGACGATCAAAGGAGTTTTCTGTCGCCTCGCACTGGAAATCCCGATCCGAATGTAGCATCGGATCATCTTCCGCTGGTCTTCAGCCTAGATCTCTAG
- a CDS encoding LysM peptidoglycan-binding domain-containing M23 family metallopeptidase, with protein sequence MQPSLPASGLYHPVEANENLSMIAKAYDVNPQHLAEVNNLKPPYDVKAGSKIFVPGASRVKHVRATPDSATPQTDVQAFTGLLSWPVNGKVISEFGVRDKTQHDGIAIQAPEGTPVKAAGDGKVGHVGKMAGYGNVVLIEHPDRLVTVYAHLKAISVNKGTLVKRGQAIGSVGSSGRAAEPSLYFAVTSRSKPRNPLFFLDKRT encoded by the coding sequence ATGCAGCCAAGTCTACCGGCAAGCGGTCTGTATCATCCTGTCGAGGCAAACGAAAACCTGTCCATGATAGCAAAGGCCTATGATGTAAACCCTCAGCATCTCGCGGAAGTGAACAACCTCAAGCCTCCTTATGACGTGAAGGCCGGCAGCAAGATTTTTGTTCCTGGCGCGTCCCGTGTGAAACATGTCCGCGCAACACCTGACTCCGCCACTCCTCAAACGGATGTGCAAGCATTTACAGGACTCCTTTCATGGCCGGTGAATGGGAAAGTCATTTCGGAATTCGGCGTCCGAGACAAAACCCAGCACGACGGGATAGCTATCCAGGCCCCGGAAGGGACACCCGTCAAAGCAGCGGGTGACGGCAAGGTTGGCCATGTCGGCAAAATGGCCGGTTATGGAAACGTAGTTCTTATCGAACATCCGGACCGTTTGGTCACCGTGTACGCGCATCTGAAAGCGATAAGCGTAAACAAGGGGACCCTTGTTAAGCGCGGCCAGGCGATCGGATCTGTCGGCAGTTCAGGCAGAGCGGCTGAGCCGTCGCTCTATTTTGCGGTCACTTCCCGGTCCAAGCCCCGAAACCCTTTATTTTTTCTGGATAAGAGGACGTGA
- a CDS encoding protein-L-isoaspartate(D-aspartate) O-methyltransferase, producing the protein MSIFEGTQSPLRDFATARTMMVQRQLLARGIMDRRVLAAMGEVPRHLFVAESLWSEAYDDNPLPIGEGQTISQPYMVALMTELLDSESDKRVLEIGTGSGYQAAVLTRLCRWVYTVERIENLSEKARKVTTACGYDNISFKVGDGTEGWPEEAPFEGIVVTAGAPTVPEVLVNQLQVGGRLVIPVGNRFSQTLKLVVKTQEGTTVESHTGCRFVDLVGRHGWREF; encoded by the coding sequence ATGAGCATATTTGAAGGAACCCAAAGCCCCTTGAGAGACTTTGCCACTGCCAGAACAATGATGGTTCAGAGGCAACTTCTGGCTCGCGGCATCATGGATCGCCGCGTCCTGGCCGCTATGGGAGAAGTTCCTCGCCATCTCTTTGTGGCCGAATCTCTTTGGTCGGAGGCCTATGACGACAACCCTCTTCCCATTGGTGAGGGGCAAACGATCAGCCAGCCGTATATGGTGGCCTTAATGACCGAGTTGCTGGACTCGGAGTCAGATAAGCGAGTCCTCGAGATCGGAACCGGCTCAGGGTACCAGGCTGCGGTCCTCACGCGGCTGTGCCGGTGGGTTTACACGGTGGAACGGATAGAGAACCTGTCAGAGAAGGCACGCAAAGTGACGACTGCCTGCGGGTACGACAACATCAGCTTCAAGGTGGGGGATGGAACTGAAGGATGGCCGGAAGAAGCGCCTTTTGAAGGAATTGTAGTAACCGCAGGAGCACCCACCGTGCCCGAAGTCCTCGTAAATCAACTCCAGGTCGGCGGTAGACTGGTAATCCCGGTCGGCAATCGCTTTTCTCAGACCCTCAAGCTGGTCGTCAAGACCCAAGAAGGGACGACAGTAGAAAGCCACACCGGCTGCCGTTTCGTCGACCTGGTGGGGAGGCACGGTTGGCGGGAATTTTGA
- a CDS encoding TraR/DksA family transcriptional regulator, which translates to MLSTHDWMTREEIAEVLGIVPNSVRGKVQKGQIERKVENGKNLYRVAGAEAPQTRTIQREHVPGPPPTPKPAPSKPPAPRPMEEAKKPQTERPPFNPKQVLLDQIASLKLERNIDAIEKGDEIDLATGEISRELAAKISMRQHRQLKEIEDALERLKLGEYGLCEECGEPIPEARLRLFPAARLCVRCQEELDQYEKFRESQGLRGGAWREESTEAGYTKTFEE; encoded by the coding sequence ATGCTGTCCACTCATGATTGGATGACCCGTGAAGAGATAGCCGAGGTGCTGGGCATAGTGCCTAACAGCGTCCGCGGCAAAGTCCAAAAAGGCCAAATAGAACGCAAGGTGGAGAACGGTAAGAACTTGTACAGAGTAGCTGGTGCCGAAGCGCCACAGACTCGTACCATTCAAAGGGAACATGTTCCCGGGCCGCCCCCTACTCCAAAACCCGCTCCTTCAAAACCTCCGGCTCCAAGACCCATGGAAGAGGCCAAGAAGCCCCAAACGGAACGGCCACCGTTCAACCCGAAGCAGGTCTTGTTGGATCAAATAGCTTCCCTGAAATTGGAGCGTAACATTGACGCCATTGAAAAAGGCGATGAGATCGACCTGGCTACAGGTGAAATATCCAGGGAACTGGCCGCAAAGATTTCAATGAGGCAGCACCGCCAGCTAAAGGAAATAGAAGACGCACTGGAAAGATTGAAACTCGGGGAATACGGCTTGTGTGAGGAATGCGGCGAACCCATACCCGAGGCACGGCTGCGCCTGTTCCCGGCTGCTCGTCTGTGCGTCCGCTGCCAGGAAGAACTCGATCAGTATGAGAAGTTCAGGGAAAGCCAAGGGCTCCGTGGAGGCGCATGGAGAGAGGAATCCACCGAAGCGGGATACACCAAGACATTTGAGGAGTGA
- a CDS encoding polysaccharide deacetylase family protein, which produces MQEHPLSGESKTRTLNQTRSASTVGRRAFLRFGAAWIAAFPVISPLVSQAGLLPTAIDKESGLSDVEVFPRPDDEAIGEAVEEGPLFLTFDDGPVDSTDIILDRLAENGQKATFFVIGRNLDKTRWRNLAVRSLKEGHSLGNHSYTHTSFFSLSRQQVEEEMRETHKRLEEVAEEAGLKGRSQILFFRFPFGHTGSKTNYTAASKVLTQLGYNEAWWDLDTEDWRMRVAPIYRGSRVLGKVKRVKPRDVVLFHDRARTAEILPSVLQILKNKKLTSLSMSSYDSRWMRRWDKKQATEEETMGLL; this is translated from the coding sequence TTGCAGGAGCATCCTCTGTCAGGCGAGAGCAAGACTCGGACTCTTAACCAGACCCGTTCCGCGTCAACCGTAGGACGTCGGGCTTTCCTGCGCTTTGGAGCGGCCTGGATTGCAGCATTCCCTGTTATTTCCCCTCTAGTTTCGCAAGCCGGTCTCCTGCCCACCGCGATAGACAAGGAGTCGGGCCTAAGTGATGTCGAAGTATTTCCACGGCCGGACGATGAAGCCATTGGCGAAGCCGTCGAAGAGGGTCCTCTGTTCCTGACCTTTGACGACGGACCAGTGGATAGCACCGATATCATTTTGGACCGATTGGCAGAAAACGGCCAGAAAGCCACTTTTTTTGTGATCGGCCGCAACCTGGACAAAACACGTTGGCGAAATCTTGCGGTTCGCTCTCTGAAAGAAGGGCACTCGCTGGGAAACCACAGCTACACACATACTTCCTTCTTTTCCCTCAGCCGCCAGCAGGTCGAAGAGGAGATGCGCGAGACTCACAAGCGTTTGGAAGAAGTGGCCGAGGAGGCGGGTCTCAAAGGCCGGTCCCAAATTCTTTTCTTCAGATTTCCCTTCGGCCACACAGGCTCCAAGACCAATTACACAGCCGCGTCAAAGGTCCTGACCCAACTCGGCTATAACGAGGCCTGGTGGGACCTGGATACTGAAGACTGGCGCATGCGCGTCGCTCCCATATATCGCGGGTCTCGTGTCCTGGGCAAGGTAAAGAGAGTCAAACCCCGGGATGTGGTCCTGTTCCACGACCGAGCACGCACGGCCGAGATTTTACCTTCAGTTCTTCAAATTCTGAAAAACAAGAAATTGACTTCTTTATCCATGTCATCTTATGACTCTCGGTGGATGAGACGCTGGGACAAAAAACAGGCAACCGAAGAAGAAACCATGGGATTGCTCTGA
- a CDS encoding nuclear transport factor 2 family protein: MRLTNCVGLALCVLMAAFSPVIAGKADPQIEKEVKEYLDLSAKAYESKDVAGTMALIAPDAEVVFIDGDSEKPVVGQAAIKAAYEQEFGQIKGASIKYTSTLVGAKGDVAWFAAQCAVSVDTGEEKVTLPAHWTGVLEKRDGKWLLVQSHLSFPMPEPPQEEEPKPEAKPGEKK, translated from the coding sequence ATGCGATTGACAAATTGTGTCGGGCTGGCGTTGTGCGTGCTTATGGCGGCATTTTCGCCCGTAATAGCCGGAAAGGCCGACCCTCAAATAGAAAAGGAAGTGAAAGAGTACCTGGATCTCTCCGCCAAGGCCTATGAGAGCAAAGATGTGGCAGGTACAATGGCGCTGATCGCGCCGGACGCGGAAGTGGTGTTCATTGATGGGGATTCCGAAAAGCCGGTGGTGGGCCAGGCAGCGATAAAGGCCGCGTACGAGCAGGAGTTTGGTCAAATCAAGGGCGCTTCAATAAAATATACCTCGACGTTGGTCGGCGCCAAAGGAGATGTGGCGTGGTTCGCTGCTCAGTGTGCCGTCAGCGTGGACACAGGAGAAGAGAAGGTCACTCTGCCCGCACATTGGACCGGAGTCTTGGAGAAACGTGACGGCAAGTGGCTGCTGGTCCAGTCCCACCTCTCATTCCCGATGCCGGAACCGCCGCAGGAAGAAGAGCCGAAGCCTGAAGCAAAGCCCGGAGAGAAGAAGTAG
- a CDS encoding hydrolase, with protein MLAIENTILVLVDVQEKLARAMHEKDALLESTVKLIQGAKVLGLPIMMTEQNPKGLGNTVPEVAELLSDLRPVTKLSFSCCGEIRFMEQLEELNRKQALVAGIESHVCVYQTVMDLVNLGYDVQVVADAVASRTAENKAIGLERCKELGASITSTETALFELLRVAEGEKFKQMLKVVK; from the coding sequence ATGCTTGCCATAGAAAATACAATCCTCGTTTTGGTGGATGTTCAAGAAAAACTGGCTCGCGCAATGCACGAAAAAGATGCTCTGTTGGAAAGCACCGTAAAGCTTATTCAGGGCGCGAAGGTCCTGGGCCTTCCGATCATGATGACGGAACAGAATCCCAAGGGATTGGGCAACACCGTGCCTGAGGTGGCGGAGCTGCTTTCCGACCTCCGTCCGGTGACCAAGCTGAGTTTCAGTTGCTGCGGTGAAATCCGTTTCATGGAGCAGCTCGAGGAACTCAATCGCAAACAGGCGCTGGTGGCCGGAATCGAGTCACATGTCTGTGTTTATCAGACCGTAATGGACCTCGTGAACCTGGGGTACGACGTGCAGGTAGTCGCGGACGCTGTGGCATCCCGCACTGCGGAAAACAAGGCCATCGGCCTGGAGAGGTGCAAAGAACTGGGAGCGTCTATTACGAGCACTGAAACCGCCCTGTTCGAACTACTCCGGGTCGCGGAGGGCGAAAAGTTCAAACAGATGTTAAAGGTAGTGAAATAG